In the Fundulus heteroclitus isolate FHET01 unplaced genomic scaffold, MU-UCD_Fhet_4.1 scaffold_151, whole genome shotgun sequence genome, one interval contains:
- the LOC118558726 gene encoding ubiquitin carboxyl-terminal hydrolase 37-like → MLVLSTFKWTVAEYNSDFDDDEQKDAHEFLVCVLDIMRSVSSEVELTAVNSGLTYTCPVREHITLQMLNVRTCRGCGEQSYRMEDFVNLSLDLVPGGTVGQCLQEYLKENQIEFTCHCGAQQSSLQSSFSTLPNVLILHLKRFIVTRSYTVNKMKNPITLSKELVLKEEYMANRNTTARYSLVSVVSHMGSSADSGHYICDSIYGRPDMGDSANLWLTYNDERVSQTTAEDVCRRRETTAFLLFYEKQALEELTHLPSGLQY, encoded by the exons ATGTTGGTTCTATCCACTTTTAAATGGACCGTCGCTGAGTATAATTCAGATTTTGACGATGACGAGCAGAAG GATGCCCATGAGTTCCTCGTTTGTGTTCTGGACATAATGAGGTCTGTGTCATCAGAGGTTGAGCTGACAGCTGTAAACTCTGGCCTGACCTACACGTGCCCAGTCCGGGAACATATTACACTTCAGATGTTAAACGTCAGAACCTGCAGGGG ATGTGGTGAGCAGTCCTATAGAATGGAGGACTTTGTTAACCTCAGTCTGGACCTGGTACCAGGGGGAACGGTGGGCCAGTGTCTGCAGGAGTATCTCAAG GAGAACCAGATAGAATTCACATGCCACTGTGGAGCGCAGCAGTCGTCCCTGCAGAGCTCTTTCTCCACCCTGCCGAA TGTGCTGATCCTGCACCTGAAGCGCTTTATAGTCACCAGGTCCTACACTGTCAACAAGATGAAGAATCCCATCACTTTGTCAAAAGAACTTGTGCTGAAGGAAGAGTATATGGCCAacagaaat ACGACAGCTCGTTATTCTCTGGTGAGCGTCGTCAGCCACATGGGCTCCAGTGCTGACAGTG GTCATTACATCTGCGACAGTATCTACGGAAGGCCGGATATGGGGGATTCAGCCAACCTTTGGCTAACATATAATGATGAGCGTGTTAGCcaaacaacagcagaagatgtctgTCGCCGTAGAGAAACAACTGCTTTCCTGCTGTTCTATGAAAAACAGG CCCTTGAAGAGCTAACACACCTGCCATCAGGGCTGCAATATTGA